The following are encoded together in the Candidatus Margulisiibacteriota bacterium genome:
- a CDS encoding serine/threonine-protein kinase gives MSPVDGISPARFYRLADRTTAVAGGSLNPQKLMARMRAIQERIGDRVRALNPKQLTKVNYQGMFGPKYQVEEIIACTLTSTVYKARDMESGSLVVIKRGRCENTDLLVEREGQLLERLSHPSLVRCCSDWGEGYFVEEYLAGVNLDNFERPNSLLNHKEALVILYSVVEVLDYLHQNQIIARDLKNDNVMISPAGKVTLIDLGLVKDLTKNNDIGYPTTFFGRPEFAAPEIIMRGSGFVTEESDYYSLGIILYRILTQTIPWQREIYLGIQSAKVSFPEYGLILTDKWLNPIPPPVRPILLGLLERDPKQRLSHPDQLQSMILEALS, from the coding sequence ATGAGCCCTGTAGACGGAATATCCCCGGCAAGATTTTACCGCTTGGCCGACCGGACAACGGCGGTCGCCGGCGGCTCCCTTAATCCGCAAAAACTGATGGCGCGGATGCGCGCCATTCAAGAAAGAATCGGCGACAGGGTCAGGGCCCTCAATCCCAAACAGCTAACTAAAGTTAATTACCAGGGTATGTTCGGGCCAAAATATCAGGTTGAAGAGATCATCGCCTGCACTCTGACGTCCACCGTATACAAAGCCCGTGATATGGAAAGCGGAAGTTTGGTCGTAATCAAAAGAGGTCGCTGCGAAAATACAGATCTACTGGTAGAACGAGAAGGCCAGTTATTAGAAAGATTGAGTCATCCCAGTCTCGTTCGCTGTTGCAGTGACTGGGGAGAGGGTTATTTTGTGGAAGAATATTTAGCCGGGGTCAATTTAGACAATTTTGAACGCCCAAACTCATTACTAAATCACAAGGAAGCGCTGGTGATACTTTACAGTGTGGTCGAAGTACTGGACTACCTCCATCAAAATCAAATCATAGCCAGAGATCTAAAGAACGACAACGTCATGATTTCTCCGGCAGGCAAGGTCACGCTTATCGATCTCGGTTTAGTTAAGGACTTAACAAAAAATAATGATATTGGCTACCCCACTACTTTTTTTGGTCGGCCTGAATTTGCCGCTCCAGAAATAATCATGCGTGGATCCGGATTCGTCACCGAAGAGTCTGATTATTACTCCCTGGGAATCATACTCTATCGCATACTGACCCAAACAATACCATGGCAGAGAGAAATTTATTTGGGTATTCAATCCGCAAAAGTTTCCTTTCCGGAATACGGCTTGATCTTAACTGATAAATGGCTCAACCCTATCCCTCCGCCGGTCAGGCCAATTCTCCTTGGATTATTAGAAAGAGATCCGAAACAACGGCTTAGCCATCCCGACCAACTGCAGAGCATGATCCTGGAGGCGCTGTCTTGA
- a CDS encoding NAD(P)H-hydrate epimerase — protein MRAITTAEARQFDRDAQKKYGVPSIVLMENAGRAVAEEAIKVIRNAKRISRNARVVVVCGVGNNGGDGLVAARHLLSSGYKVEVLLVGDHSRLKNDPKINYDILKRLGRGIRLNNDLKNLKTGLIIDAIFGIGLRDEVGAPYRAVIEAINLSKLPVLSVDVPSGLDADTGEPLGLAVRAKLTVTFVANKVGFTKRAAKKYTGKVVVRDIGIRLSPFDI, from the coding sequence ATGCGAGCCATTACCACCGCGGAAGCCCGCCAATTTGACCGCGACGCCCAGAAAAAGTACGGAGTCCCCTCGATTGTCCTCATGGAGAACGCCGGGCGGGCGGTAGCGGAAGAAGCGATCAAAGTTATTCGTAACGCGAAACGCATATCACGTAACGCGCGCGTGGTTGTTGTTTGCGGGGTAGGGAATAATGGGGGAGACGGGTTGGTTGCCGCGCGGCATTTACTTAGCTCCGGTTATAAAGTTGAAGTGTTGCTCGTCGGCGATCACTCACGATTAAAGAACGATCCCAAGATCAACTACGATATTCTCAAGCGTTTAGGGCGTGGAATCCGGTTAAATAACGACCTGAAAAACCTGAAAACAGGCCTGATCATAGACGCGATCTTCGGGATCGGATTAAGGGATGAAGTGGGGGCGCCGTATCGCGCTGTGATCGAAGCTATTAACCTCTCAAAATTGCCGGTCCTCTCCGTCGATGTCCCTTCCGGTCTTGACGCCGACACCGGTGAGCCATTAGGTCTGGCGGTTAGAGCTAAGCTGACCGTTACTTTTGTCGCTAATAAGGTTGGGTTCACCAAGCGAGCGGCCAAAAAATATACTGGGAAGGTCGTGGTCAGGGATATTGGGATACGGCTTTCACCATTTGACATCTGA
- the rsxC gene encoding electron transport complex subunit RsxC — translation MRAKLKSFARGIHPPENKELTAREPIKTAPPPRQVRLLLQQNLGCPNEPLVKAGDRVVEGQKIAASAKFISAPLHASISGQVTSVDKEAIVIAAAEGVSTEAHYVGQWSYEEFTPEQIRQAVRSAGIVGLGGAAFPTHVKLTPPAGKQIETVIINGCECEPYITCDHRLMVERAGDVIYGARAIAKAVGASKIIIAIENNKQDAIKELGARNTENGTQGGSVEVLQTKYPQGGEKMLIKSLTGKEVPSGGLPSDIGVVVQNVGTAVAIAEAVRLGKPLIERVVTVTGTGVKKPQNLKARLGTSFRELIEQCGGLTADAVKVLMGGPMTGIAVPELDLPLLKGNNCLLVMNKKEAVAYEEKDCIRCGRCIKSCPVGLTPNFLAEFAKLKNWDAAADYRVADCIECGCCAYVCPSRIYLVQYFKLAKKELLLKQAVCK, via the coding sequence ATGAGAGCTAAACTGAAGAGCTTTGCCCGCGGTATCCATCCGCCTGAAAACAAAGAGCTGACTGCCCGGGAGCCGATCAAAACGGCCCCTCCGCCGCGTCAGGTCAGGCTCCTGCTCCAGCAGAATCTCGGCTGTCCCAACGAACCGCTGGTCAAGGCCGGCGACCGGGTGGTCGAAGGCCAGAAGATCGCCGCCTCTGCCAAGTTTATCTCCGCGCCGCTCCATGCCTCGATCTCCGGCCAGGTGACCTCGGTGGACAAAGAAGCGATCGTAATTGCCGCGGCTGAAGGGGTTTCAACCGAGGCGCACTATGTTGGCCAATGGTCGTATGAGGAGTTCACCCCGGAACAGATCAGGCAGGCGGTCCGGTCAGCCGGGATCGTTGGGTTGGGCGGAGCGGCTTTTCCCACCCACGTTAAACTGACCCCGCCGGCTGGCAAACAGATCGAAACGGTCATTATTAACGGTTGTGAGTGCGAACCCTACATTACCTGTGACCACCGCTTGATGGTCGAGAGAGCGGGGGACGTTATTTACGGGGCGCGGGCCATTGCTAAAGCGGTTGGGGCTTCAAAAATAATCATTGCTATAGAGAATAATAAGCAAGACGCGATAAAAGAACTTGGAGCACGGAACACGGAAAATGGAACACAGGGAGGGAGTGTTGAGGTCCTCCAAACCAAATACCCCCAAGGCGGGGAGAAGATGCTGATCAAGTCGCTCACGGGGAAGGAAGTCCCGTCCGGCGGTTTGCCGTCCGATATCGGGGTCGTGGTCCAGAATGTCGGCACGGCGGTGGCGATAGCGGAGGCGGTCCGGTTGGGCAAGCCGCTGATCGAGCGGGTCGTGACCGTGACCGGGACCGGCGTCAAAAAACCGCAGAACCTGAAAGCCCGGCTCGGCACTTCTTTCCGGGAATTAATTGAGCAATGCGGCGGCTTAACGGCTGACGCCGTGAAAGTGCTGATGGGCGGGCCGATGACGGGGATCGCCGTCCCGGAGCTCGACCTGCCGCTCCTTAAAGGGAATAATTGCCTGCTGGTCATGAACAAAAAAGAAGCGGTTGCTTACGAAGAAAAAGATTGTATCCGTTGCGGCCGCTGCATTAAATCTTGCCCAGTTGGCCTGACCCCTAATTTTCTGGCCGAATTCGCCAAACTGAAGAATTGGGACGCCGCCGCTGACTACCGGGTGGCCGATTGTATCGAATGCGGCTGCTGCGCTTACGTTTGTCCGAGCCGGATCTATCTGGTCCAGTATTTCAAGTTAGCTAAAAAAGAATTATTGCTGAAGCAGGCGGTCTGCAAATGA
- a CDS encoding RnfABCDGE type electron transport complex subunit D — translation MNFDLSVGPHIRAQDDIRSIMRWVTVALLFPAGAAIYYFGWSALFLIVFTTLTSILAEVVFLRLAKKPLAADGSAGVAGLLLALILPPTTPLWLAAIGAVFAMVVVKGLFGGLGFNIFNPALAARALLLASWPVAMTSWVRPFDAVTTATPLYLAKIHEAGPSYLQLFLGDRAGSLGETSILAILIGALILYWNNIIDWPAPTAFIGSVFVLTFLLGHDPIYYVLSGGLVFGAFFMATDYVTTPVTTAGRFIFGLGCGVITVLIRFYGGFPEGVNYSILLMNIMTPIIDKYVRPRVYGVGRK, via the coding sequence ATGAATTTTGACCTTTCGGTCGGTCCGCACATCAGAGCACAGGACGATATTAGGAGCATTATGCGCTGGGTGACCGTTGCCCTGCTCTTCCCGGCCGGGGCGGCGATCTATTACTTTGGCTGGTCGGCCTTGTTCCTGATAGTTTTCACCACGCTCACCTCAATTCTAGCGGAGGTCGTCTTTCTCCGGCTGGCGAAAAAACCGCTGGCGGCCGACGGGAGCGCCGGAGTCGCCGGTCTCCTCCTGGCCCTGATCCTCCCGCCGACCACGCCGCTCTGGCTGGCGGCGATCGGCGCGGTCTTTGCCATGGTCGTGGTTAAAGGGTTGTTCGGCGGGTTAGGCTTCAACATTTTTAACCCGGCGCTGGCCGCCCGCGCTTTGCTCCTCGCTTCCTGGCCGGTAGCAATGACCAGTTGGGTCAGGCCCTTCGATGCGGTGACGACCGCTACCCCGCTATATTTAGCGAAGATCCACGAGGCTGGCCCAAGCTATCTGCAGTTATTTCTTGGTGACCGGGCCGGATCTTTGGGCGAGACCTCCATCCTGGCTATCCTGATCGGGGCCTTGATCCTTTACTGGAATAATATTATTGATTGGCCGGCGCCGACCGCTTTTATCGGTTCGGTCTTTGTTCTGACCTTCCTCCTGGGCCACGATCCGATCTATTACGTCTTGAGCGGCGGGTTGGTCTTTGGCGCCTTTTTCATGGCGACCGATTACGTCACCACGCCGGTCACGACGGCCGGCCGTTTCATTTTTGGCCTCGGCTGCGGGGTGATCACGGTGCTGATCCGCTTCTATGGCGGCTTTCCGGAAGGGGTCAACTACTCGATTCTACTGATGAACATCATGACGCCGATCATCGACAAGTATGTCCGGCCGCGGGTTTACGGAGTAGGGAGAAAATAA
- a CDS encoding FMN-binding protein produces the protein MIKTVKLGLILMVFCVISAGLLAYVYIITQPRIVRNSSAAYDLSVKEVLPVASSGEAVRVAPRGYGGPVVLLVGVSNEKKVVGIKVLSQKETPGLGAKVVERGFLDQFIGKGANDPLEPKKDIDAITGATITSRAVCEGVRQAIRGKK, from the coding sequence ATGATAAAAACGGTCAAGCTCGGTCTCATTTTAATGGTTTTTTGCGTCATCTCGGCCGGACTACTGGCTTATGTTTATATCATTACCCAGCCGCGGATCGTCCGGAATTCGTCCGCCGCCTATGATCTATCGGTCAAGGAGGTCCTGCCGGTCGCCTCGAGCGGAGAGGCGGTCAGGGTCGCGCCGCGCGGTTACGGCGGTCCGGTCGTGCTGCTGGTCGGCGTTAGCAACGAGAAGAAAGTGGTCGGAATAAAAGTGTTGAGCCAGAAGGAAACGCCGGGTTTAGGAGCCAAAGTAGTAGAGCGGGGATTTTTGGACCAGTTCATCGGCAAAGGGGCGAACGACCCGCTGGAGCCGAAGAAAGATATCGACGCGATCACGGGTGCTACCATCACCAGCCGGGCGGTTTGTGAGGGAGTGCGGCAAGCCATCCGAGGGAAGAAATGA
- the rsxE gene encoding electron transport complex subunit RsxE, with translation MSLWHDLNQGIIKENPVLRLMIGLCPVLAVSNSALNALGMSVAVAFVLTCSNLVIAAIRKLVPDQIRIPIFIIIISTFVTISDYIMQAFTPELYAALGVFVPLIVVNCIILGRAEAFAYRNPVLNSTLDGIGMSLGFGLALVSIGVIREMLGAGSVFGLTLFNPAAAATIMILPPGAFITIAFLMAGLNKLENKVQ, from the coding sequence ATGAGCCTCTGGCACGATCTTAACCAGGGAATAATCAAAGAAAACCCGGTCCTCCGCCTGATGATCGGGCTCTGCCCGGTCCTGGCCGTTTCCAACAGCGCGCTTAACGCTTTAGGGATGAGTGTCGCGGTCGCCTTTGTTTTGACCTGTTCCAATCTGGTCATTGCCGCGATCCGCAAGCTCGTCCCGGACCAGATCCGGATCCCGATCTTCATTATTATCATTTCGACCTTTGTCACGATCAGTGATTACATCATGCAAGCTTTCACGCCGGAGCTGTACGCCGCGCTGGGGGTTTTTGTCCCGTTGATCGTCGTCAACTGCATTATCCTGGGACGGGCGGAAGCCTTCGCTTATCGTAACCCGGTCTTGAATTCGACGCTGGACGGTATCGGGATGAGTTTGGGTTTTGGTTTAGCCTTGGTCAGCATCGGCGTCATCCGGGAAATGCTGGGGGCGGGGTCGGTCTTCGGTTTGACCCTCTTTAACCCGGCGGCCGCCGCCACGATCATGATCCTGCCGCCCGGAGCGTTCATCACGATCGCTTTTCTCATGGCGGGCCTCAACAAACTGGAGAACAAGGTGCAATAA
- a CDS encoding RnfABCDGE type electron transport complex subunit A yields the protein MELFGIFFAAFLINNILLIRFIALCSFFGVSTKIDTSLGMSFAVIFVMTISSAVSWAAYHFILAPFHLEFLRTAVFILTIASLVQLEELYLKKMIPHLYRAMGIYLPLITTNCAILAVAFLAIDYRFTFSQAMVYSIGVSGGYSLAIILFAYIRERMMLAPIPKWFQGYPIAFLTAALMSLAFLGFTGMFGL from the coding sequence ATGGAACTATTCGGCATATTTTTCGCGGCCTTCCTGATCAATAACATCCTCCTGATCAGATTTATCGCTCTCTGCTCGTTCTTTGGCGTTTCGACCAAGATCGACACTTCGCTCGGGATGAGCTTTGCCGTGATCTTTGTTATGACGATCTCCTCGGCCGTCTCCTGGGCGGCCTATCATTTCATCCTGGCGCCCTTCCATCTGGAGTTCCTCCGGACGGCGGTCTTTATCCTGACGATCGCCTCGCTGGTCCAGCTGGAAGAGCTCTATCTCAAGAAGATGATCCCCCATCTGTACCGGGCGATGGGGATCTACCTGCCGTTGATCACCACCAATTGCGCCATTTTAGCCGTCGCTTTTCTGGCGATCGATTACCGCTTCACCTTCAGCCAGGCGATGGTCTATTCGATTGGCGTGTCCGGCGGCTATTCCCTGGCGATCATCCTCTTCGCCTATATCCGGGAAAGGATGATGCTAGCCCCGATACCGAAGTGGTTTCAGGGTTATCCGATCGCTTTCCTGACGGCCGCTCTGATGTCTCTCGCGTTCCTTGGTTTTACAGGAATGTTCGGTTTATGA
- a CDS encoding RnfABCDGE type electron transport complex subunit B yields the protein MNVVLVSIVVLGLFGLVFALLLALAADYFTIEQDPRLDAILAILPGANDGACGAAGCRDFAEKLIAGKMTVSGCVVGGAAVAKKLADLMGVEGQEVHKRVAAVHCGARDDQRKKKGNYAGVRTCGAANIIDGGGLSCAYGCLGHGDCCCVCPFDAIRMKEGLPVIDPEKCTACGKCITACPRQIISLRPYDFPVIVACSSRETGAVTRKNCPVGCIACKICENLAPEVFKVVDNLSVMDYSKTGVNCDPAIEKCPTKCILNI from the coding sequence ATGAACGTAGTTCTTGTCTCCATAGTGGTGCTTGGTTTGTTCGGTCTGGTCTTTGCCCTGCTGTTGGCTCTGGCGGCCGATTATTTTACTATCGAGCAGGACCCGCGACTTGACGCTATCCTGGCTATATTGCCGGGGGCGAACGACGGAGCTTGCGGCGCGGCCGGCTGCCGCGATTTCGCCGAGAAACTGATCGCCGGGAAAATGACGGTCAGCGGCTGCGTGGTGGGTGGAGCGGCGGTCGCTAAAAAACTGGCTGACCTGATGGGGGTAGAGGGGCAAGAAGTGCATAAAAGGGTGGCCGCGGTCCATTGCGGCGCGCGGGATGACCAGCGGAAGAAAAAAGGTAATTATGCCGGCGTCAGGACCTGCGGAGCGGCCAACATCATTGATGGCGGCGGGCTAAGTTGTGCTTATGGCTGTCTCGGACATGGCGATTGTTGTTGCGTCTGCCCTTTTGACGCGATCAGGATGAAAGAGGGACTGCCGGTCATCGATCCGGAGAAGTGCACGGCCTGCGGCAAGTGTATTACCGCCTGTCCCCGGCAGATCATTTCTCTCCGGCCGTACGATTTTCCGGTGATCGTCGCTTGTTCCTCGCGTGAGACCGGAGCCGTGACGCGCAAGAATTGTCCGGTCGGCTGTATCGCCTGCAAGATCTGCGAGAACCTGGCGCCGGAAGTTTTTAAAGTCGTCGATAATTTATCGGTGATGGATTATTCGAAAACCGGGGTGAACTGCGATCCGGCGATCGAGAAATGCCCGACGAAGTGTATTTTGAATATCTAG
- a CDS encoding TatD family hydrolase, translated as MYIDTHAHLTFPELAPDLPAVIQRAKEANLEALITIALDEESLQQSLKLSAEYPGYIYTAAGIHPQEASRVTAAALDDLKQIARKQNIVAIGETGLDYHYLLSPIEQQKEAFRAFLKMAQELDRPAVIHSRDAARDTLTIMREENRGKLKGVLHCFAGDMALGQGALDMGLYISFTGNITFPKAEIIRAAAKAVPLERIMIETDCPFLAPQSFRGTRNEPAYVIEVAKKLAEIKGLTIEEVALATTRNARRLFGI; from the coding sequence ATGTACATCGACACCCACGCGCACTTAACTTTTCCTGAACTCGCCCCTGACCTCCCCGCGGTCATTCAGCGCGCCAAAGAGGCCAACCTCGAGGCGCTCATCACGATCGCGCTCGATGAGGAGTCGCTCCAGCAGTCGCTGAAATTGTCAGCGGAATATCCCGGTTATATTTATACCGCCGCCGGCATCCACCCGCAGGAAGCCTCGCGGGTAACGGCCGCGGCGTTGGACGACCTCAAACAGATCGCCAGGAAACAAAATATTGTCGCGATCGGCGAGACCGGCCTCGATTACCATTACCTGCTCTCCCCGATCGAACAGCAGAAAGAAGCCTTCCGCGCTTTTCTTAAGATGGCGCAGGAGCTTGACCGGCCGGCGGTCATCCATTCCCGCGACGCGGCGCGTGATACGTTGACGATCATGCGGGAAGAGAACCGGGGCAAACTTAAAGGGGTCCTCCACTGTTTTGCCGGAGATATGGCGCTAGGACAAGGAGCCTTAGATATGGGACTTTATATCTCCTTTACCGGTAATATCACTTTTCCCAAAGCAGAAATTATCCGGGCGGCGGCCAAAGCTGTCCCGCTGGAGAGGATCATGATCGAAACCGACTGCCCTTTCCTCGCGCCCCAATCCTTCCGGGGGACCAGGAACGAACCGGCCTATGTCATTGAAGTCGCCAAAAAGCTCGCGGAGATCAAAGGGTTAACTATCGAAGAAGTCGCGCTAGCCACCACCCGCAACGCCCGCCGCTTGTTCGGAATTTAA
- a CDS encoding dihydroorotate dehydrogenase, with the protein MELAGIKMKNPVMVASGTFGNGREYNDYIDLNKLGAIITKSVTLLPREGNPSPRIVETPAGLLNSIGLQNEGIDYFLKEDLPFLAKFDTPIIVNIAGESVEEYAELARRLSKESMVKGIEVNISCPNVKLGGMTFGVDPKLTKEVISAVRKATTQPIIAKLTPNVTDIKVIGLAAVEAGADALSAINTVVGMAIDIETGRSRLGKLTGGLSGPAIRPIALRMVYELAHSVKVPVIGLGGIMSGSDAVEFLLAGAKAVQVGTANFVDTQASVRIAQEIAEYVHRHPRALNFS; encoded by the coding sequence ATGGAATTAGCCGGCATCAAGATGAAAAATCCGGTCATGGTCGCTTCCGGCACGTTTGGCAATGGCCGGGAGTATAACGACTATATTGACCTCAACAAACTCGGTGCCATCATCACCAAAAGCGTCACCCTCCTCCCTCGCGAAGGGAATCCTTCACCTCGCATCGTCGAAACCCCGGCCGGTCTGCTCAATTCGATCGGCCTGCAGAACGAAGGGATCGACTATTTCCTGAAAGAAGACCTCCCTTTTCTGGCCAAATTTGACACGCCAATCATCGTCAATATCGCCGGCGAGTCGGTCGAAGAATACGCCGAACTGGCCCGGCGTTTAAGTAAAGAGTCCATGGTCAAGGGAATTGAAGTGAATATCTCCTGCCCGAACGTCAAACTGGGCGGGATGACCTTTGGCGTCGACCCTAAACTGACCAAAGAGGTTATTTCTGCCGTCAGGAAAGCGACAACTCAACCCATTATTGCCAAACTGACGCCGAACGTCACCGACATCAAAGTCATCGGCCTAGCGGCGGTCGAAGCCGGGGCCGACGCTCTTTCCGCCATCAACACCGTCGTCGGTATGGCGATCGATATTGAGACGGGCCGATCTCGCCTGGGGAAACTGACCGGCGGCCTCTCCGGCCCGGCGATCAGGCCCATAGCGCTCCGCATGGTCTATGAGCTCGCGCACAGCGTTAAAGTCCCGGTCATCGGCCTCGGCGGCATTATGTCGGGGAGCGACGCGGTCGAGTTCCTCCTGGCCGGGGCCAAAGCGGTCCAGGTCGGCACCGCCAATTTCGTTGATACCCAGGCTTCCGTCAGGATAGCCCAGGAGATCGCAGAATATGTACATCGACACCCACGCGCACTTAACTTTTCCTGA
- a CDS encoding dihydroorotate dehydrogenase electron transfer subunit, whose translation MPIQERCRILDHQKISATLFKLTLASSYISTHASPGQFVQIKCSGTNDPLLRRPISLHRWSAEHKTFELLYEVVGRGTELLTKYSVNEELDIIGPLGSGFTVDPTKKIHILVAGGMGVAPLRALAEAIKGTGGKAIYVLIGSRSKEAVFCESDFRKLTDQVVISTDDGSAGKKGFVSDILLSFLENELTTPNSELTTIYACGPNPMLKAIAEIAWQKKIDCQLSMEERMACGIGACKGCAIKTKGGFKMVCKDGPVFDAKEIVWN comes from the coding sequence ATGCCGATTCAAGAAAGATGCCGTATCCTCGACCACCAGAAGATATCCGCCACCCTTTTTAAACTGACCCTTGCTTCCTCCTATATTTCCACCCACGCTTCACCAGGCCAGTTCGTGCAGATCAAATGTTCCGGTACCAATGACCCCCTCCTCCGCCGCCCCATCAGCCTCCACCGTTGGTCGGCCGAACATAAGACCTTTGAACTACTATACGAAGTGGTCGGCCGCGGTACTGAATTGTTGACCAAATACTCCGTTAACGAGGAATTAGATATCATCGGCCCGCTCGGGAGCGGCTTTACCGTTGATCCCACTAAAAAGATCCATATTCTGGTCGCCGGCGGGATGGGCGTGGCGCCGCTGCGAGCACTCGCGGAAGCCATTAAGGGAACAGGGGGCAAAGCTATTTATGTTCTGATCGGCAGCAGAAGTAAGGAAGCGGTGTTTTGCGAAAGTGATTTCAGAAAACTGACCGACCAGGTCGTCATCTCGACCGACGATGGTTCTGCCGGCAAAAAAGGTTTCGTCAGCGATATCCTCTTGAGTTTTTTGGAGAACGAACTCACCACCCCGAACTCCGAACTTACCACTATTTACGCCTGCGGGCCAAACCCAATGCTGAAGGCAATCGCGGAGATCGCCTGGCAAAAGAAGATCGACTGCCAGCTCTCGATGGAAGAGCGGATGGCGTGCGGGATCGGCGCCTGCAAAGGGTGCGCGATAAAAACCAAGGGCGGCTTTAAAATGGTCTGCAAGGACGGTCCAGTTTTTGACGCGAAGGAGATAGTATGGAATTAG
- a CDS encoding dehydrogenase — MSERPIIIGFGPAGMFAALELIEQGYRPLIFERGKSLEERSADVNKFIRKRELDPESNIQFGEGGAGSYSDGKLFSRTNNSPLAAKVLETYVRFGAPPDIIHKNKPHLGTDVLCDIVKNIREYIISQGGEIHFSSKLTGLIVSNGRARGVTINSVKEYLSSKIFLAIGHSARDTFEMLHEANILIEQKPISVGVRIEHPAELINNIRHSKRDQAAATYSFTYTDRTTGRGAYTFCMCPGGEIVNASSANGHLVLNGMSYSKRDSKYSNSAIVVTGQTSDYESDHPLAGVYFQKMIEQKAFVAGGSAWEAPAQNLEDFLSGKLSTALLENSFRMGVRTAQLSALFPDFVPEYLTKAFLHWKKEYPLFVGDQAILLGVETRTTCPVRFPRNARGESVNVRDLFPIGEGAGQAGGITSSAIDAIKAVRARKG; from the coding sequence ATGTCAGAACGACCGATCATCATTGGGTTTGGCCCCGCCGGCATGTTTGCCGCGCTGGAGTTGATCGAGCAAGGCTATCGCCCGTTGATCTTTGAGCGGGGCAAAAGCCTGGAAGAGCGCTCCGCGGACGTTAATAAATTCATCCGGAAAAGAGAACTTGACCCCGAATCAAATATCCAATTCGGAGAAGGCGGGGCCGGTTCATATTCTGACGGGAAGCTCTTCTCCAGGACAAATAACTCTCCGCTCGCCGCTAAAGTTCTGGAAACCTATGTAAGATTTGGCGCTCCGCCTGATATCATCCACAAAAACAAACCTCATCTTGGGACCGATGTTTTGTGCGATATCGTGAAAAACATCAGGGAATATATTATCTCCCAGGGTGGAGAGATCCATTTCTCATCGAAACTGACTGGCCTTATTGTCAGTAACGGCCGGGCCCGAGGTGTGACGATCAATTCTGTTAAGGAGTATTTGTCGTCCAAGATATTCCTGGCTATTGGCCATTCTGCCCGAGATACCTTTGAAATGCTGCATGAAGCGAATATTCTTATTGAGCAGAAGCCTATATCAGTAGGGGTGCGGATAGAACATCCGGCCGAACTGATCAATAATATACGACACTCAAAACGTGATCAGGCGGCCGCCACTTATTCTTTCACTTACACCGACCGGACAACCGGCCGAGGCGCCTACACCTTCTGCATGTGTCCGGGAGGTGAGATCGTGAACGCCTCTTCCGCCAACGGGCATTTGGTGTTGAACGGGATGAGTTATTCAAAACGGGATTCCAAATATTCAAACTCCGCGATCGTGGTGACCGGCCAGACCTCTGATTATGAGTCAGATCATCCTTTGGCCGGAGTATATTTCCAGAAAATGATCGAACAAAAGGCCTTTGTGGCGGGCGGGTCCGCCTGGGAGGCACCGGCGCAGAACCTCGAGGACTTTCTTTCCGGCAAATTGTCCACCGCTTTGTTAGAGAATTCATTCAGAATGGGGGTGAGGACGGCCCAACTGTCAGCTCTGTTCCCTGACTTTGTTCCCGAGTATCTGACCAAAGCATTTCTTCACTGGAAAAAAGAATATCCGCTTTTTGTGGGTGATCAGGCGATCTTGCTGGGAGTCGAGACCCGGACGACCTGTCCGGTCCGTTTTCCGAGAAATGCCAGGGGTGAGTCGGTAAATGTGCGTGATCTGTTCCCGATAGGCGAGGGAGCCGGTCAGGCGGGCGGGATAACCAGTTCGGCCATAGACGCCATAAAAGCGGTTCGGGCGAGGAAAGGATAA
- a CDS encoding NADH-quinone oxidoreductase subunit B family protein, with protein sequence MAIFKIIKNRLLKGIVDLKREEFAPDLESLGQELKRAIDRRFRGSFQIREVDTGSCGACESEIIAATNPIYDIQRFGLNFVASPKHADALLVTGPVSRNMLLALQKTYEAMPGEKFVITVGDCALNGGLFKDSYYTLGGVDKVLKVDLHIPGCPPSPTTIIRHLLAFLKNSH encoded by the coding sequence ATGGCAATATTTAAGATAATAAAAAACCGTTTACTCAAAGGGATCGTCGATCTCAAGCGGGAAGAGTTCGCTCCAGATCTTGAAAGCCTGGGCCAAGAGTTGAAGCGGGCCATCGACCGGAGGTTCCGGGGTTCTTTCCAGATCCGTGAGGTCGATACCGGCTCGTGCGGCGCTTGCGAATCGGAGATCATCGCCGCCACCAACCCGATCTACGATATCCAAAGATTCGGCCTTAACTTTGTCGCTTCGCCCAAGCATGCCGATGCCCTGCTGGTGACCGGCCCGGTCAGCCGGAATATGCTGCTGGCCCTGCAGAAGACCTATGAAGCGATGCCGGGGGAAAAGTTCGTCATTACCGTAGGAGATTGCGCGCTGAACGGGGGATTATTTAAAGATTCTTATTACACTTTAGGCGGAGTTGATAAAGTTTTGAAAGTTGACCTGCATATCCCAGGTTGTCCCCCGTCACCAACTACAATTATCAGACACTTATTGGCATTCCTTAAAAATAGTCATTAG